In Aegilops tauschii subsp. strangulata cultivar AL8/78 chromosome 3, Aet v6.0, whole genome shotgun sequence, one genomic interval encodes:
- the LOC109777369 gene encoding uncharacterized protein isoform X4, translated as MAAETAENDSSQETPPLAATAGVAGGPNPCCAKLWKKYQQIEKGRAVLREAVKLLNSEIDKVRNEKSALAEVCKEERLRADSAEAARETESDARDILEKEVIELKAENSALHQKQNFGKNSDELLRISELEEENRRLKQVLGEEKLKSDSEKKKVEEAKSKALEAQKLLKSETHKYEEYKRLADTERKIANDLKASCEKLRTEVNETRAQLSAQIQKTGEAHKKAEAEKQKAAREKKCADSEKMLAEKNKKLIEVERKKAMEEKSHSNHLLAQLQEQKKLNESLQVSIEAQRKNAMSEKNRADHLLQKLEEERKRSECLQRKSDDLSATRDMVSLGKHGIQHIGVATESANIKLLKEKLKRKKDQLKHVKNESKLEKSLIRKEIELLKQDWMKPLNRFNMLDDYLAGGVEGIHAMKKLKRQQEVHDLEHTLRPRNPVAAPYFGLQAGIIPSTSAPREYTSYQLPRESCTRPISGTRKNQNLTGSELPPKDCNTRKQDRALLEISGHSSRRKALKSSLPGGTEVADQMPNGGRKRKRTKNSVESLPHDATANNYLAFGDDRSCPQEQNIIIPCINKEGSQNRSRKCHAAVDKSLSGCAKVLSPGAANACAGSKFASLLSFEKLIEGDCLKLLNLDNDADEEKYRKAMKRPLSPDVPIVLPTITRRPMSPHLVDGNDIQYDRDCSASRSDGSLSEVQKLSQNAKFQSSYSRTEYSGSVKELCANNKSNTADNDPYNTKLVDVSVTARSVNVSRGNVASNSLVSIAVDLENTMGPQFSESSCRDHANASLHSAPNKSRLNQMFDASSDPELRSNVGTSKSQVAGPVSLTSNSVIGRCHGAGNNTIDFVGVSSLKRSSLIKILRYWDALSSEAVKLSEDIYVDGPLLERVSAEPLLLPEERVPFIFSLLLWDVRKLTTEPVDQYLASSAFSMTVKPYMETILGLLKSNHLDVLVSLIEDFLVNKEVMVCDKMGVRNSVAIKYCHLDDETGIQVSTKPATVNQFISACILLASICVKVERLDVVLEVSYRVLQMGKLNLSWTMLALHVFGSVCGDKLRFLKSCNLLMTTVRLVVLLLESTDTSSCLVSSYIQSNRPTAFPSCTQCVFDVDTVSIDVFISSLLDELDLCALSWNNHANSNEAITRHSSHSGSSGLEINCGESCNISKQAKFTEDTNYPAERDLCYFTEIISLLELFGNYMSCEWTYKNVVVRLLKILESCTCEEYSAALLVLVSQLGRFFIDDVGYETEAVVELRNKLAVLIGTSFTRSRSIPVQFSAIGALLSLFPLTFDKIVSSQTGPLSGPCVLQASQISEWFGQLSKENQSFARSFFS; from the exons ATGGCGGCGGAGACGGCGGAGAACGACTCCTCGCAGGAAACCCCGcccctcgccgccaccgccggtGTCGCCGGCGGCCCCAATCCCTGCTGCGCCAAG CTATGGAAGAAGTACCAGCAGATTGAGAAGGGCCGGGCGGTGCTGCGGGAGGCGGTGAAGCTCCTGAACAGCGAGATTGACAAGGTGCGGAATGAGAAATCAGCTCTGGCGGAAG TGTGCAAGGAGGAGCGTCTCCGAGCTGATTCAGCAGAAGCAGCTAGGGAAACCGAGTCTGATGCCAGAGATATATTAGAGAAAGAGGTAATTGAACTGAAGGCAGAGAACTCAGCCCTGCATCAAAAACAAAATTTCGGCAAAAACAGTGATGAGCTCTTACGCATCTCTGAGTTGGAGGAAGAAAATAGAAGGCTCAAACAGGTTTTAGGAGAAGAAAAGTTGAAAAGTGATTCTGAGAAGAAAAAGGTCGAAGAAGCAAAGAGCAAGGCTTTAGAAGCGCAAAAATTATTGAAGTCTGAAACACATAAGTATGAAGAGTACAAAAGGCTTGCTGATACAGAAAGAAAAATAGCCAATGATTTGAAGGCATCATGTGAAAAATTGAGGACTGAAGTAAATGAAACCAGGGCGCAGTTGTCTGCTCAGATTCAGAAAACAGGGGAGGCACATAAAAAGGCCGAAGCGGAGAAGCAGAAGGCTGCCAGAGAAAAGAAATGTGCCGATTCTGAAAAAATGTTAGCAGAGAAGAACAAAAAACTAATTGAAGTTGAGAGGAAAAAGGCAATGGAAGAGAAGAGCCATTCTAACCATTTGCTTGCACAGTTACAGGAACAGAAGAAACTGAATGAAAGCTTGCAAGTTAGCATTGAGGCTCAAAGAAAGAATGCTATGTCTGAGAAAAACCGTGCAGACCACCTGTTACAGAAGTTGGAAGAGGAGAGAAAACGTAGTGAATGTTTACAGAGGAAGTCTGATGATTTGAGTGCCACTAGGGATATGGTTTCTCTTGGCAAACATGGAATACAACATATTGGTGTAGCTACTGAAAGTGCTAACATAAAACTTCTCAAAGAGAAGCTGAAGCGGAAGAAAGATCAACTAAAGCATGTGAAAAATGAATCAAAGTTAGAGAAATCATTGATAAGAAAAGAGATTGAGCTCCTAAAACAGGACTGGATGAAGCCGCTGAATCGGTTTAACATGCTTGATGACTATCTTGCTGGTGGTGTTGAAGGTATTCATGCAATGAAAAAG CTGAAGCGTCAACAGGAGGTACATGACTTGGAACATACTCTTCGTCCTCGTAATCCAGTTGCTGCCCCATATTTCGGGTTACAAGCTGGGATTATTCCTTCTACTTCTGCCCCAAGAGAATACACTTCATATCAGTTGCCTAGAGAAAGCTGCACAAGACCAATCTCAG GTACCAGAAAGAACCAGAACTTGACAGGTTCAGAGTTACCCCCTAAAGACTGCAATACAAGGAAACAAGATAGAGCGCTGCTGGAGATTTCTGGTCATTCATCTCGACGGAAGGCATTGAAGTCATCACTGCCTGGTGGTACAGAAGTTGCAGATCAAATGCCTAATGGTGGTAGGAAGAGAAAAAGGACAAAAAATTCTGTAGAATCACTTCCCCATGATGCCACTGCAAATAATTATTTGGCATTCGGTGATGATCGTTCATGTCCGCAGGAACAAAATATCATCATCCCATGTATAAACAAAGAGGGCTCGCAAAATCGTAGCAGGAAATGTCATGCGGCCGTTGATAAATCCTTGAGTGGCTGTGCTAAAGTATTGTCTCCTGGAGCAGCAAATGCTTGCGCAGGCAGTAAATTTGCTTCATTGCTCTCTTTTGAGAAATTGATTGAAGGGGACTGCTTGAAGTTGCTCAATTTGGACAATGATGCTGATGAGGAGAAGTACAGAAAGGCAATGAAGAGACCTCTTTCACCAGATGTGCCCATTGTTCTACCCACTATAACTAGAAGGCCTATGTCTCCGCATTTGGTTGATGGCAATGATATTCAATATGATAGAGATTGTTCTGCGTCAAGGTCTGATGGCAGTTTGTCGGAAGTTCAGAAATTATCTCAGAATGCTAAGTTTCAATCATCCTATAGTAGAACTGAATACAGTGGCAGTGTTAAGGAGCTGTGTGCAAACAATAAATCTAATACAGCAGATAATGATCCTTACAACACCAAATTGGTTGATGTGTCAGTTACAGCCAGATCGGTCAATGTTTCACGTGGGAATGTGGCCTCAAATTCGTTAGTTTCCATCGCTGTGGATTTGGAGAATACCATGGGACCACAGTTCTCAGAAAGTAGCTGCAGAGACCATGCAAATGCCAGTTTGCATTCGGCACCTAATAAAAGCAGGCTAAATCAAATGTTTGATGCATCATCAGATCCTGAACTGCGAAGTAATGTTGGAACAAGTAAATCACAAGTAGCTGGGCCAGTCAGTTTGACCTCAAATAGTGTGATTGGTCGTTGTCATGGAGCTGGAAACAACACTATTGACTTTGTTGGCGTTTCTAGTTTGAAAAGAAGCAGCCTAATAAAGATACTTCGCTATTGGGATGCCCTGTCTTCTGAAGCTGTTAAACTTTCTGAGGATATTTATGTTGATGGTCCATTACTAGAAAGAGTATCAGCCGAACCATTGCTGCTTCCAGA AGAGAGGGTTCCCTTCATTTTTTCCCTTTTGTTGTGGGATGTTCGTAAATTAACAACAGAACCTGTTGATCAATACCTTGCTTCGTCGGCCTTTTCCATGACTG TGAAACCTTACATGGAAACGATATTGGGCCTCCTAAAAAGCAACCATCTGGATGTCCTTGTCTCCTTAATTGAGGATTTTCTCGTGAACAAAGAAGTTATGGTTTGTGATAAAATGGGAGTTAGGAATTCTGTTGCAATCAAGTATTGTCACCTAGATGATGAAACTGGCATACAAGTATCCACTAAGCCTGCGACTGTAAATCAGTTTATCTCTGCTTGCATCCTTTTGGCTTCAATATGTGTTAAAGTGGAGAGGCTGGATGTGGTTTTAGAGGTTTCATACAGAGTTCTTCAGATGGGCAAATTAAACCTTTCCTGGACCATGTTGGCTCTCCATGTCTTTGGTTCCGTATGTGGTGATAAGTTGCGCTTTCTGAAGAGCTGTAACCTTCTCATGACAACTGTACGGTTGGTTGTCCTGCTTCTTGAGAGCACAGACACTTCTTCGTGCCTTGTGTCATCTTATATTCAGTCCAATAGACCAACAGCTTTCCCATCCTGTACACAATGTGTGTTTGATGTGGATACAGTGTCTATAGATGTTTTTATCTCTTCTCTGCTCGATGAGCTAGATTTATGTGCTCTGTCATGGAACAATCATGCCAATTCAAATGAAGCTATTACAAGGCACAGTTCTCATTCAGGATCAAGTGGACTGGAGATCAATTGTGGTGAATCTTGCAATATCTCCAAGCAAGCAAAATTTACTGAGGATACCAATTATCCTGCAGAGAGAGACCTGTGCTATTTCACTGAGATAATATCTCTGCTTGAGCTGTTTGGCAACTACATG AGCTGCGAGTGGACATACAAAAATGTTGTTGTTCGTCTTCTGAAGATTTTGGAATCATGCACATGTGAGGAGTATTCAGCTGCTCTCTTGGTACTTGTCAGCCAGCTTGGAAG GTTTTTCATTGATGATGTTGGTTATGAGACAGAAGCAGTAGTTGAGCTGAGGAACAAGTTAGCAGTGCTAATAGGGACGAGTTTTACAAGATCGAGGAGCATACCTGTTCAGTTCTCTGCCATTGGTGCGCTGCTCAGTCTCTTTCCGTTGACATTTGATAAAATAGTTTCTAGCCAGACTGGACCATTATCAGGTCCATGTGTTCTGCAAGCGAGTCAGATTTCCGAATGGTTTGGTCAGTTAAGCAAGGAGAATCAATCTTTTGCTCGTTCCTTTTTTAGCTGA
- the LOC109777369 gene encoding uncharacterized protein isoform X3: MAAETAENDSSQETPPLAATAGVAGGPNPCCAKLWKKYQQIEKGRAVLREAVKLLNSEIDKVRNEKSALAEVCKEERLRADSAEAARETESDARDILEKEVIELKAENSALHQKQNFGKNSDELLRISELEEENRRLKQVLGEEKLKSDSEKKKVEEAKSKALEAQKLLKSETHKYEEYKRLADTERKIANDLKASCEKLRTEVNETRAQLSAQIQKTGEAHKKAEAEKQKAAREKKCADSEKMLAEKNKKLIEVERKKAMEEKSHSNHLLAQLQEQKKLNESLQVSIEAQRKNAMSEKNRADHLLQKLEEERKRSECLQRKSDDLSATRDMVSLGKHGIQHIGVATESANIKLLKEKLKRKKDQLKHVKNESKLEKSLIRKEIELLKQDWMKPLNRFNMLDDYLAGGVEGIHAMKKLKRQQEVHDLEHTLRPRNPVAAPYFGLQAGIIPSTSAPREYTSYQLPRESCTRPISGTRKNQNLTGSELPPKDCNTRKQDRALLEISGHSSRRKALKSSLPGGTEVADQMPNGGRKRKRTKNSVESLPHDATANNYLAFGDDRSCPQEQNIIIPCINKEGSQNRSRKCHAAVDKSLSGCAKVLSPGAANACAGSKFASLLSFEKLIEGDCLKLLNLDNDADEEKYRKAMKRPLSPDVPIVLPTITRRPMSPHLVDGNDIQYDRDCSASRSDGSLSEVQKLSQNAKFQSSYSRTEYSGSVKELCANNKSNTADNDPYNTKLVDVSVTARSVNVSRGNVASNSLVSIAVDLENTMGPQFSESSCRDHANASLHSAPNKSRLNQMFDASSDPELRSNVGTSKSQVAGPVSLTSNSVIGRCHGAGNNTIDFVGVSSLKRSSLIKILRYWDALSSEAVKLSEDIYVDGPLLERVSAEPLLLPEERVPFIFSLLLWDVRKLTTEPVDQYLASSAFSMTGMMTVKPYMETILGLLKSNHLDVLVSLIEDFLVNKEVMVCDKMGVRNSVAIKYCHLDDETGIQVSTKPATVNQFISACILLASICVKVERLDVVLEVSYRVLQMGKLNLSWTMLALHVFGSVCGDKLRFLKSCNLLMTTVRLVVLLLESTDTSSCLVSSYIQSNRPTAFPSCTQCVFDVDTVSIDVFISSLLDELDLCALSWNNHANSNEAITRHSSHSGSSGLEINCGESCNISKQAKFTEDTNYPAERDLCYFTEIISLLELFGNYMSCEWTYKNVVVRLLKILESCTCEEYSAALLVLVSQLGRFFIDDVGYETEAVVELRNKLAVLIGTSFTRSRSIPVQFSAIGALLSLFPLTFDKIVSSQTGPLSGPCVLQASQISEWFGQLSKENQSFARSFFS; encoded by the exons ATGGCGGCGGAGACGGCGGAGAACGACTCCTCGCAGGAAACCCCGcccctcgccgccaccgccggtGTCGCCGGCGGCCCCAATCCCTGCTGCGCCAAG CTATGGAAGAAGTACCAGCAGATTGAGAAGGGCCGGGCGGTGCTGCGGGAGGCGGTGAAGCTCCTGAACAGCGAGATTGACAAGGTGCGGAATGAGAAATCAGCTCTGGCGGAAG TGTGCAAGGAGGAGCGTCTCCGAGCTGATTCAGCAGAAGCAGCTAGGGAAACCGAGTCTGATGCCAGAGATATATTAGAGAAAGAGGTAATTGAACTGAAGGCAGAGAACTCAGCCCTGCATCAAAAACAAAATTTCGGCAAAAACAGTGATGAGCTCTTACGCATCTCTGAGTTGGAGGAAGAAAATAGAAGGCTCAAACAGGTTTTAGGAGAAGAAAAGTTGAAAAGTGATTCTGAGAAGAAAAAGGTCGAAGAAGCAAAGAGCAAGGCTTTAGAAGCGCAAAAATTATTGAAGTCTGAAACACATAAGTATGAAGAGTACAAAAGGCTTGCTGATACAGAAAGAAAAATAGCCAATGATTTGAAGGCATCATGTGAAAAATTGAGGACTGAAGTAAATGAAACCAGGGCGCAGTTGTCTGCTCAGATTCAGAAAACAGGGGAGGCACATAAAAAGGCCGAAGCGGAGAAGCAGAAGGCTGCCAGAGAAAAGAAATGTGCCGATTCTGAAAAAATGTTAGCAGAGAAGAACAAAAAACTAATTGAAGTTGAGAGGAAAAAGGCAATGGAAGAGAAGAGCCATTCTAACCATTTGCTTGCACAGTTACAGGAACAGAAGAAACTGAATGAAAGCTTGCAAGTTAGCATTGAGGCTCAAAGAAAGAATGCTATGTCTGAGAAAAACCGTGCAGACCACCTGTTACAGAAGTTGGAAGAGGAGAGAAAACGTAGTGAATGTTTACAGAGGAAGTCTGATGATTTGAGTGCCACTAGGGATATGGTTTCTCTTGGCAAACATGGAATACAACATATTGGTGTAGCTACTGAAAGTGCTAACATAAAACTTCTCAAAGAGAAGCTGAAGCGGAAGAAAGATCAACTAAAGCATGTGAAAAATGAATCAAAGTTAGAGAAATCATTGATAAGAAAAGAGATTGAGCTCCTAAAACAGGACTGGATGAAGCCGCTGAATCGGTTTAACATGCTTGATGACTATCTTGCTGGTGGTGTTGAAGGTATTCATGCAATGAAAAAG CTGAAGCGTCAACAGGAGGTACATGACTTGGAACATACTCTTCGTCCTCGTAATCCAGTTGCTGCCCCATATTTCGGGTTACAAGCTGGGATTATTCCTTCTACTTCTGCCCCAAGAGAATACACTTCATATCAGTTGCCTAGAGAAAGCTGCACAAGACCAATCTCAG GTACCAGAAAGAACCAGAACTTGACAGGTTCAGAGTTACCCCCTAAAGACTGCAATACAAGGAAACAAGATAGAGCGCTGCTGGAGATTTCTGGTCATTCATCTCGACGGAAGGCATTGAAGTCATCACTGCCTGGTGGTACAGAAGTTGCAGATCAAATGCCTAATGGTGGTAGGAAGAGAAAAAGGACAAAAAATTCTGTAGAATCACTTCCCCATGATGCCACTGCAAATAATTATTTGGCATTCGGTGATGATCGTTCATGTCCGCAGGAACAAAATATCATCATCCCATGTATAAACAAAGAGGGCTCGCAAAATCGTAGCAGGAAATGTCATGCGGCCGTTGATAAATCCTTGAGTGGCTGTGCTAAAGTATTGTCTCCTGGAGCAGCAAATGCTTGCGCAGGCAGTAAATTTGCTTCATTGCTCTCTTTTGAGAAATTGATTGAAGGGGACTGCTTGAAGTTGCTCAATTTGGACAATGATGCTGATGAGGAGAAGTACAGAAAGGCAATGAAGAGACCTCTTTCACCAGATGTGCCCATTGTTCTACCCACTATAACTAGAAGGCCTATGTCTCCGCATTTGGTTGATGGCAATGATATTCAATATGATAGAGATTGTTCTGCGTCAAGGTCTGATGGCAGTTTGTCGGAAGTTCAGAAATTATCTCAGAATGCTAAGTTTCAATCATCCTATAGTAGAACTGAATACAGTGGCAGTGTTAAGGAGCTGTGTGCAAACAATAAATCTAATACAGCAGATAATGATCCTTACAACACCAAATTGGTTGATGTGTCAGTTACAGCCAGATCGGTCAATGTTTCACGTGGGAATGTGGCCTCAAATTCGTTAGTTTCCATCGCTGTGGATTTGGAGAATACCATGGGACCACAGTTCTCAGAAAGTAGCTGCAGAGACCATGCAAATGCCAGTTTGCATTCGGCACCTAATAAAAGCAGGCTAAATCAAATGTTTGATGCATCATCAGATCCTGAACTGCGAAGTAATGTTGGAACAAGTAAATCACAAGTAGCTGGGCCAGTCAGTTTGACCTCAAATAGTGTGATTGGTCGTTGTCATGGAGCTGGAAACAACACTATTGACTTTGTTGGCGTTTCTAGTTTGAAAAGAAGCAGCCTAATAAAGATACTTCGCTATTGGGATGCCCTGTCTTCTGAAGCTGTTAAACTTTCTGAGGATATTTATGTTGATGGTCCATTACTAGAAAGAGTATCAGCCGAACCATTGCTGCTTCCAGA AGAGAGGGTTCCCTTCATTTTTTCCCTTTTGTTGTGGGATGTTCGTAAATTAACAACAGAACCTGTTGATCAATACCTTGCTTCGTCGGCCTTTTCCATGACTGGTATGATGACGG TGAAACCTTACATGGAAACGATATTGGGCCTCCTAAAAAGCAACCATCTGGATGTCCTTGTCTCCTTAATTGAGGATTTTCTCGTGAACAAAGAAGTTATGGTTTGTGATAAAATGGGAGTTAGGAATTCTGTTGCAATCAAGTATTGTCACCTAGATGATGAAACTGGCATACAAGTATCCACTAAGCCTGCGACTGTAAATCAGTTTATCTCTGCTTGCATCCTTTTGGCTTCAATATGTGTTAAAGTGGAGAGGCTGGATGTGGTTTTAGAGGTTTCATACAGAGTTCTTCAGATGGGCAAATTAAACCTTTCCTGGACCATGTTGGCTCTCCATGTCTTTGGTTCCGTATGTGGTGATAAGTTGCGCTTTCTGAAGAGCTGTAACCTTCTCATGACAACTGTACGGTTGGTTGTCCTGCTTCTTGAGAGCACAGACACTTCTTCGTGCCTTGTGTCATCTTATATTCAGTCCAATAGACCAACAGCTTTCCCATCCTGTACACAATGTGTGTTTGATGTGGATACAGTGTCTATAGATGTTTTTATCTCTTCTCTGCTCGATGAGCTAGATTTATGTGCTCTGTCATGGAACAATCATGCCAATTCAAATGAAGCTATTACAAGGCACAGTTCTCATTCAGGATCAAGTGGACTGGAGATCAATTGTGGTGAATCTTGCAATATCTCCAAGCAAGCAAAATTTACTGAGGATACCAATTATCCTGCAGAGAGAGACCTGTGCTATTTCACTGAGATAATATCTCTGCTTGAGCTGTTTGGCAACTACATG AGCTGCGAGTGGACATACAAAAATGTTGTTGTTCGTCTTCTGAAGATTTTGGAATCATGCACATGTGAGGAGTATTCAGCTGCTCTCTTGGTACTTGTCAGCCAGCTTGGAAG GTTTTTCATTGATGATGTTGGTTATGAGACAGAAGCAGTAGTTGAGCTGAGGAACAAGTTAGCAGTGCTAATAGGGACGAGTTTTACAAGATCGAGGAGCATACCTGTTCAGTTCTCTGCCATTGGTGCGCTGCTCAGTCTCTTTCCGTTGACATTTGATAAAATAGTTTCTAGCCAGACTGGACCATTATCAGGTCCATGTGTTCTGCAAGCGAGTCAGATTTCCGAATGGTTTGGTCAGTTAAGCAAGGAGAATCAATCTTTTGCTCGTTCCTTTTTTAGCTGA